A single window of Symbiobacterium terraclitae DNA harbors:
- the pepF gene encoding oligoendopeptidase F — MELLKRQDVPAEHKWDLDSVYPTTQAWEEDYARVEAMVPQLTAYQGRLGESAGVLLEALRKRDELFQLLERVAVFAHMKEDEDTTNSTYQALSTRGQSLYARVTAAGSFMTPEILAIPSETIRAWLDQNPDLAAYRHELEDLLREKEHVRSPEVEELLAQMSEVGGAPRDIFGKLNHADMKFPRIKDEEGKEVELTHGRYLRFLESPVREVRKAAFDALYGTYAKFRNTLAATYSNSVKKDVVYARARRYPSARAAALSSTNVPESVYDNLIEAVHRNLPSLHRYVQLRGKLLKLDELHMYDLYTPMVAEVDKKIPYAEAVETILKALEPLGEEYCEVARKGLTTDRWVDIYENVGKRSGAYSFGAYTTKPFILMNYQETLDSMFTLAHELGHSMHSYFTRRHQPYHYGNYTIFVAEVASTFNEALLTDYLLKQTDDPKLKMYLINHQLESFRTTLYRQTMFAEFEHITHQRSEKGEALTADLLDEIYYGLNKQYYGTEGMVIDEAIALEWARIPHFYSAFYVYQYATGISAAVALSRQVLTEGKPAVDRYLTFLKSGSSDYSTNLLARAGVDMTSPEPVQQALDVFASLLDEMERLAG, encoded by the coding sequence GATGTTCCTGCGGAGCACAAGTGGGACCTGGACTCGGTCTATCCCACCACTCAGGCGTGGGAGGAGGATTACGCACGCGTGGAGGCCATGGTGCCGCAGCTGACGGCGTACCAGGGCCGGCTCGGCGAGTCGGCCGGCGTCCTCCTGGAGGCCCTCCGGAAGCGCGATGAGCTGTTCCAGCTCCTGGAGCGGGTCGCGGTCTTCGCCCACATGAAGGAGGACGAGGACACCACCAACTCCACGTACCAGGCGCTGTCCACCCGCGGCCAGTCGCTCTACGCCAGGGTCACGGCCGCCGGTTCGTTCATGACCCCCGAGATTCTCGCCATCCCCAGCGAGACGATCCGGGCGTGGCTGGACCAGAACCCCGACCTGGCCGCCTACCGGCACGAGCTGGAGGATCTCCTCAGGGAGAAGGAGCACGTGCGCTCGCCCGAGGTGGAGGAGCTGCTGGCGCAGATGAGCGAGGTCGGCGGGGCGCCCCGGGATATCTTCGGTAAGCTGAACCACGCGGACATGAAGTTTCCCCGGATCAAGGACGAGGAGGGCAAGGAGGTCGAGCTGACCCACGGGCGCTACCTGCGCTTCCTGGAGAGCCCCGTGCGGGAGGTCCGGAAGGCGGCGTTCGACGCCCTGTACGGCACCTACGCCAAGTTCCGGAACACCCTGGCGGCCACCTACTCCAACTCGGTCAAGAAGGACGTCGTCTACGCCCGCGCCCGGCGCTACCCCTCGGCGCGCGCCGCGGCGCTCTCCAGCACCAACGTACCCGAGAGCGTGTACGACAACCTGATCGAGGCGGTGCACCGGAACCTGCCCTCGCTCCACCGCTACGTGCAGCTCCGCGGGAAGCTCCTGAAGCTCGACGAGCTCCACATGTACGACCTGTACACTCCGATGGTGGCCGAGGTGGACAAGAAGATCCCCTACGCCGAGGCCGTCGAGACGATCCTGAAGGCCCTGGAGCCCCTGGGCGAGGAGTACTGCGAGGTGGCCCGGAAGGGGCTCACCACGGACCGCTGGGTCGACATCTATGAGAACGTGGGCAAGCGGTCGGGCGCCTACTCCTTCGGCGCGTACACCACCAAGCCGTTCATCCTCATGAACTACCAGGAGACCCTGGACTCCATGTTCACGCTGGCCCACGAGCTGGGCCACTCCATGCACTCCTACTTCACCCGCAGGCACCAGCCCTACCACTACGGCAACTACACGATCTTCGTGGCCGAGGTGGCGTCCACGTTCAACGAGGCGCTGCTGACGGACTACCTGCTGAAGCAGACCGACGACCCGAAGCTGAAGATGTACCTGATCAACCACCAGCTCGAGTCGTTCCGCACTACGCTCTACCGGCAGACGATGTTCGCCGAGTTCGAGCACATCACGCACCAGCGGTCGGAGAAGGGCGAGGCGCTGACGGCGGACCTGCTGGACGAGATCTACTACGGCCTCAACAAGCAGTACTACGGCACCGAGGGCATGGTGATCGACGAGGCCATCGCGCTGGAGTGGGCCCGCATACCTCACTTCTACTCCGCGTTCTACGTGTACCAGTACGCGACGGGCATCTCGGCCGCCGTCGCCCTCAGCCGGCAGGTGCTGACGGAGGGGAAGCCGGCCGTCGACCGCTACCTCACCTTCCTGAAGAGCGGCTCCTCGGACTACTCCACCAACCTGCTTGCCAGGGCCGGCGTCGACATGACCTCGCCCGAGCCCGTGCAGCAGGCCCTGGACGTGTTCGCCTCGCTGCTGGACGAGATGGAGCGGCTCGCCGGCTGA